The Pseudobacteriovorax antillogorgiicola nucleotide sequence CAAAAAATCGGATGCAGCGCAAGATGGGGCTGCAGGATATCCACCTGATCACCGAAGATGAAGATGGCAACGTTGTCTCTCAGTTGGTTCTGCAACTTTGTCAGCCCTTATCTTGGTCGGTAGAATCTACTAATCCGTCGCTCGGCGGTTTCAATGAGACGATTGATTTTGCAGTTCAAAAAATTACCAGCTTTTAAGTCGTGCCTGAGAGCCATCGCAGTTAGCACCCTGCTGACATCTTGCGAAATGATCAGTTCCCAGCCCTTTCAGGAAGTCCCAACCCGTACTCTAGTCTACTTTGATGCCAACGAGTCGTCGTTTGTCATGGTCGACCCCGACCAATGCCCAAAAAGCATCGACCAGATGTTTTTCGACTTTCGCAGCCCTTACGGCCATCACAGGGGGAAGATTAGTTTTCCCAAGGAAGGTGGAAACACCACGACCATCGAAATAGATGGTAAAAAACTTTGGGGGCAACAACCTCCTCTCTTCTCATCCGAAGAAACCCAACAGATCTGCAACGAAGCCCAGCAGGGTAAGGCCAGTGTCAAGCTTGAGGCCAAAGCTCTCCAGGAGCGATTTGTAAACCTGCTTCGGGAAGCTGCCCCATTCTGCCATTTTGAATATCGAGATACAGGATTAACATGCTTGCTACCTAGCTTGAGCGCAGTTCAAGGTAAGGAAAAAATTAAGGAGCTTGAGAAGGATCTGTTCCGGTTTCGCCAAAGGCACCCATATGTTCTTGCCCGGCGGGTTGCCCTGACTCGTAAGCTCCATCGAGCCTTGGCAAACCCGAAGCCCGAGCGATTGCAAGAACTCTGCTCCATTGTGTCGCTTTCCAAAAAGCTGGAGCTGCCGGTTTCTATGACACCTGCTCATTGGCAGAAAGCCCTATGTGCCCAAGAGATGCCCACTGAGCAAATCAACCAGGCTCTGGCAGCCAGCTTTTATGACTCTTATCACGAACTCCATAGCCTTCTAAAAGCCTTCAAGAACACCCGAACAGGAGTGCTCACATTGCGCCTGCCTCAGGATCAGATTCCCGGGAAAGACTTTTGGGTTATCCTAGAGCCACAGACTATCCAAACAGAAAGCCCAGAACTGTCCACATGCTTCTGGCACCCACTTTATCAGGACGATCTATCGCTTATTCTCTTTAACAATCTAACAGGGCGGGAAACAAGCCCTCAACTTGAGTGCCAGCTTCATTCCGGCTTATCTAAAGAGGATCTAGCCCAACAGCTAAACGACCATATTTCGTTTAGCGTCTGCAGTGAAACCGAATTTGCCATCAGCAACGGCCGAGGGAAGGTTCTAGCCCTACCGCAAGGGACCTATCGTTATAAGCTACGCCAACACTCAGGATTGTTTTCTTCAGAACTCAGTCTCGCACCAGAAGATGCCACAACTTTATCGGAAGGTTCGATTCAGTGGTCGCGACGACGCCCTTACCCGGTTATCAGGTCTTTCTGAGCCTTGCCTCTCCACCCACATTCGATTTAGAGTAGGCTTCAGCAAGCCAGGCAGACACTTGTTAGGGCGAAAAGAGCCTTAAGGTAAGTAGCTCTTGAGCTTTCCTCTTACGGCTGAGCCCATGAGAGACAATGCAGAAAACAGTAAGCGACAGAATTCCATCGATTCTAGTGAAGGAGAGATTCTTGAAAATAACGATCGTTAGTGGTAGCCACCGAACCCCATCGCAAAGCTCTCGTATCGGAGGCTATATCGAACAGCAGCTAAAAGATATGGACCCATCACTCAAAACCTTCCATTTTAACTTAGGCGGCAACCCTCTTCCTCTTTGGGACGAAAGCGTCTGGAGCGGTGGTGAAACTTGGAAAAAGTCATGGAGCCCCATTGCCCTGGAGTTGCAAGAATCGGACGCATTTGTCTTCGTCGTACCAGAATGGGGTGGAATGGTGCCTCCTGGATTCAAAAACTTCATGCTTCTCTGCAGCAATAAGGAGCTAGGGCACAAACCAGCTTTGCTCGTAAGCGTATCTGGGTCTCGAAACGGCGCTTACCCCATCGCCGAACTAAGAATGACAGCGAGCAAAAACAACAGGGTGGTTTTCATCCCTGACCACGTTATCGTCCGATCAGCGGAGCACGTTCTTACGGACAAGGTCGCAGAATCGGAGGAGGATCAGTATCTCCGATCCCGCCTTCAGTACTCTCTCAAGATACTAAATCAATATGGCCTATCTCTAAGAGCGGTAAGAGAGAGTGGGGTTGTGGACTTCGAATCCTTCCCCAATGGGATGTAATATTCTAATATAATTAAAGTAAATTGAGTTAGGCAGCATTTCATGAGAAACTGCTGCTAGCCCATCGCTCGCGCTCCGTAATTTCTCTTTTGACTCATCACCTTTAAAACGATATACGCATAGTTTGCTATATTTACTGTGGTCTATGTGTGTCTTACCATGCCCTTTAGACGCCCAATCGGGGCCATCATAAATACGCTAGATTGATCGACGATTAAACAAATAACAGGAAGACGCCCAATGCTCGACGTAATCAGCAGTGGTTTTAAGGAAGCAAAGCTCAAGTTCAAAGGCAAGGCAACCCTTACTGAAGAAAATATCAAAGAAGCTACCTCAGCCATACGGAAAAGCCTTTTAGAAGCCGACGTCGAGTACGGGGTCACAAAGACCTTTATCAAAAGGGTTCAAGAAAAGGCCCTGGGCCAAGAAGTAACCCTTAAAGCTGGTAAGGCCCAGAGCAAGATGAAAGTCTCTCCTGCGGACCACTTCATCAACATCTGCCAAGAAGAGCTTGAGGGCCTCATGGGTCCTGTGGACTCGGAGCTTAAGTACGCTGTCAACCGCCCCACATCGATCATGATGGTTGGCCTGCAAGGTACGGGTAAAACGACCACCACAGGCAAAATCGCAAGCTTTCTAAAGAACCAAAAGAAACGCAAGCCGATGCTAGTCGCTGCTGATATCTACCGTCCCGCAGCGGCTCAACAGCTCAAAGTCCTGGGCGAACGCATTGGGGTTCCAGTCTTTCATATTGAAGGTGAAAACCCCGTTGTTATCTGTGAAGAAGCAAAAAAGAAGGCTTTCGAGTGGGAATGTGACACCATTCTTTATGATACTGCCGGCCGCTTAACCATCGATGAAACCTTGATGACTGAGCTAGCCGATATCAAATCATCCACCAGCCCAGATAACATCTTGCTTGTCTGCGACGCTATGATGGGTCAGGACGCTGTAACCACTGCTAAGTCATTCGATGAGCTGCTAGAGATCTCTGGCGTCGTCATGACAAAGCTTGATGGTGATGCTCGCGGCGGTGCCGCTCTCAGTATCAAAGAAGTCACCGGCAAACCGATTAAATTCTTGGGTATGGGCGAGGAATTGGATCGCCTCGAAGAATTTCGCCCGGAAGGGCTTGCGAGCCGCATCCTAGGCATGGGTGATGTGGTCGGCTTGATGCAAGACTTCGAACGGGTGGTGGAAGACGATCAAGAAGATCAAGCCATGCGCATGCTCCAGGGGCAGTTTAGCTACACCGATTTCTATAAGCAGATCGAGATGATTCAAAAGATGGGATCACTCAAAGACTTGGTTGCCAAGCTACCCATGCAAGACATGTTCCCCCAGGGAGCTGAGGTCGATGATCGCGAGCTACTCAAAATCAAAGCTATGATTAGCTCTATGACTAAAAAAGAACGCCTGGGTGCAGACAACCTTGACCAGAGTCGGATGCAGCGCATTGCCAAGGGTTCTGGTCGTGCCGTAAAAGAGGTGCAGGAGCTTCACCAAAAGTTCACTGGCATGAAAAAAATGATGAGCATGATGGGCAAAAACATGGGTGGCATGATGGGCAAGATTCCAGGCATGGGAGCACTCAACCAGATGAACAACATGCGCAAGATGGCCAAGGGCGGAATGCCAGGCATGGGTGGAATGCCGGGAATGGGAGATTTATCCAGCATGCTCGGCGGCGGTGCTGCAGGAGGTGGCTTAGCGAAGCGACCAGTCGACCGCGATAAACAAAAGAAGATGCGAAAAGCGGCTAAAAAAGCTCGAAAAAAGAATCGCAAGAAATAGTAGGAATAAAAACATGACAATCAATCAACCAGCCGAATCCTCCGTGCCCAAGAAGAAGGTCCTTATCGAGACCTGGGGCTGCCAGATGAATGTCGCTGACAGCGAAAACATGCTGAACATGCTTCAGAAAGAGAACTACGAGGTGACTGATAAGGCCGAAGATGCTGATCTGGTTCTTCTCAACACCTGCCATATTCGAGAAAAAGCGACTCATAAGGTTCTCAGCCGCCTCGGACGCCTAAGGGAAATCTCTAAGGACAATAACCCAAATATGAAGATCGCTGTCGCAGGATGCGTGGCTCAAGCTGAGGGTAAGAAGCTCATGGCTAAAGCCGACAACATCGACATCCTTCTCGGCCCAGGTAAAATAGATGACCTACCTGAACTGTTGGGGCAACAGGAGCAAAGCGGCAAAAAGGTGATGTCAGTCGGCTTTCGACCAAAAGCGCAGGGTACGGCGAAATCAGAGCTAAAGTACTCCCAAACCACGGAAGCCAAGCCGACTATTTCTGGCAAGAGCGACATCAGCCGCTACATCAACATTGCTCAGGGTTGCAACAACTTCTGTACCTTCTGTGTGGTTCCCTTCACCCGTGGCCGCGAAATCTCGCGACATATCGACGAAATAGTCACAGAAACGAAAAACCTTGTCCAGGAAGGGGCAAAGGAAGTCACCCTGCTAGGACAAAACGTCAACAGTTACGGTTTGGATCTAGTCGAACAATCTAAGTTAGAGCCGTCAGCAGCAGGGCCATTTGTCGATTTGCTAGCTGCCGTTGCTGAAGTGCCAGGACTTGAACGCCTCCGTTTTACCACATCCAACCCTCATGACTTTTCGAAGCCTATCGCAGACCTTTTCGGGGCCCAGCCTAAGTTGGGGCGGTATATCCACCTTCCCGTTCAAAGCGGCAATGATGAAGTCTTAGAACGGATGAAGCGCAAAGTTACCGTCGCAGAGTACTGGGAGCGGGTTCATTGGCTACGTTCTATCGATCCAGAAATGGCTATTTCCACAGACTTAATCGTTGGCTTCCCTGGAGAGACGGACGAGCAATTCGAAGACACACTAAAGCTTGTAGAAGAGCTACGCTATTCGTTCATCTTTGCTTTCAAGTACTCACCTCGCAAGGGAACTGCAGCAGCTCGTTTCCTTGATCAAGTTCCCGAAGAGGTCAAATCTGAGCGGCTCGCACGCTTGAACGACCTACAAAACAGAATCACAATTGAATTAAATGAGCAGGAAATAGGTCGTAAGCGAAAGGTTCTGTGCCACTACGAAAGCAAAAAAGAGCCCGGGATATTCTATGGTCGTACAGAGCAGTTTCGTCTCGTTCGAATTCCATCTGGTCGCAACCTAGTGGGACAGATGGTTCATGTGGAGATCATTGGCGCTAATAAGACTGCATTGGTGGGAAAGCTGGTTTAGTAACCGAAGCCACATCTAACGACACCTGATCGTGCAAGCCACAAGCTCCTCACTCTTGAGGAGCTTTTTCTTTATGCTCTTTGAGGCTTTTGAGATGCTCGATTGCGAGAAATCCATACCAAACCATGGGCAGAAAAAAGACAGCCGAAAAAAGATAATAAAGCGGCATATACATATCATTTACTCCTGGAAGAATGCAAAAAAGTCGAGTCTGATGGTCTTATGATTTGGGTGATCTGTAAAAACCTCAATATCTCCATGGACAGCGCCTACAAGATGATCGCGATTATGGAGCTCAATCGTCATCTTATGGCGGTCGCTGGCGTCCCCCTTCAGATCTAAGGTGAGGTAGTCCTGGCTATTGACAGCTTTGCCATTGATCTCCATCGCCACTGCCGTGTCTAGGATTCTGAAGTACTGATTGCCAGCCAGCTTAAGCTCTTTGGTTTTTGTGCGATTATCACCAACAGCCCCAAACTCGATATACTGAGGCTCGTGAATAATTTTACCTTCTACTCTAGCGACTACCGGAATCGTCAATTCCGGTAGGTGTTCCAAATCTGTCTGTAAAACGATAATGTCTTTCAAAATACCCGGCTCCTGGGGACGAATGTAGATATCAACGGCCCACTTTTTTTCACTCAGCGCCGCAACTTGGACATCAAAACTCGGATCGTGTAGAGAACCCTTAATCTCCAAAGGCTTTCCATGAATCGAATCAATTTCTACCCGGCGATGAACCACAATATCCGACGCAATATCCTTGAGGTCCACAAGCGGAGGCTCTACACGGAGGCTATTTTGGACAACAGCCTTCACCGTTAGCACTCG carries:
- a CDS encoding NADPH-dependent FMN reductase; this translates as MKITIVSGSHRTPSQSSRIGGYIEQQLKDMDPSLKTFHFNLGGNPLPLWDESVWSGGETWKKSWSPIALELQESDAFVFVVPEWGGMVPPGFKNFMLLCSNKELGHKPALLVSVSGSRNGAYPIAELRMTASKNNRVVFIPDHVIVRSAEHVLTDKVAESEEDQYLRSRLQYSLKILNQYGLSLRAVRESGVVDFESFPNGM
- the ffh gene encoding signal recognition particle protein produces the protein MLDVISSGFKEAKLKFKGKATLTEENIKEATSAIRKSLLEADVEYGVTKTFIKRVQEKALGQEVTLKAGKAQSKMKVSPADHFINICQEELEGLMGPVDSELKYAVNRPTSIMMVGLQGTGKTTTTGKIASFLKNQKKRKPMLVAADIYRPAAAQQLKVLGERIGVPVFHIEGENPVVICEEAKKKAFEWECDTILYDTAGRLTIDETLMTELADIKSSTSPDNILLVCDAMMGQDAVTTAKSFDELLEISGVVMTKLDGDARGGAALSIKEVTGKPIKFLGMGEELDRLEEFRPEGLASRILGMGDVVGLMQDFERVVEDDQEDQAMRMLQGQFSYTDFYKQIEMIQKMGSLKDLVAKLPMQDMFPQGAEVDDRELLKIKAMISSMTKKERLGADNLDQSRMQRIAKGSGRAVKEVQELHQKFTGMKKMMSMMGKNMGGMMGKIPGMGALNQMNNMRKMAKGGMPGMGGMPGMGDLSSMLGGGAAGGGLAKRPVDRDKQKKMRKAAKKARKKNRKK
- the miaB gene encoding tRNA (N6-isopentenyl adenosine(37)-C2)-methylthiotransferase MiaB, producing the protein MTINQPAESSVPKKKVLIETWGCQMNVADSENMLNMLQKENYEVTDKAEDADLVLLNTCHIREKATHKVLSRLGRLREISKDNNPNMKIAVAGCVAQAEGKKLMAKADNIDILLGPGKIDDLPELLGQQEQSGKKVMSVGFRPKAQGTAKSELKYSQTTEAKPTISGKSDISRYINIAQGCNNFCTFCVVPFTRGREISRHIDEIVTETKNLVQEGAKEVTLLGQNVNSYGLDLVEQSKLEPSAAGPFVDLLAAVAEVPGLERLRFTTSNPHDFSKPIADLFGAQPKLGRYIHLPVQSGNDEVLERMKRKVTVAEYWERVHWLRSIDPEMAISTDLIVGFPGETDEQFEDTLKLVEELRYSFIFAFKYSPRKGTAAARFLDQVPEEVKSERLARLNDLQNRITIELNEQEIGRKRKVLCHYESKKEPGIFYGRTEQFRLVRIPSGRNLVGQMVHVEIIGANKTALVGKLV
- a CDS encoding DUF1573 domain-containing protein, with the translated sequence MFKKLWMLCSLLECLIVVSPIALGVQRDIVSEISKKPGKIRFTGRLKDFGSVHRGQKLSHDFTFKNVGDGELVIQGVHASCGCTATEIDPGRVYQPGELGHLRVVFDTADFSGPVSKNLTIMSNDRRNSIRVLTVKAVVQNSLRVEPPLVDLKDIASDIVVHRRVEIDSIHGKPLEIKGSLHDPSFDVQVAALSEKKWAVDIYIRPQEPGILKDIIVLQTDLEHLPELTIPVVARVEGKIIHEPQYIEFGAVGDNRTKTKELKLAGNQYFRILDTAVAMEINGKAVNSQDYLTLDLKGDASDRHKMTIELHNRDHLVGAVHGDIEVFTDHPNHKTIRLDFFAFFQE